A single Candidatus Hydrogenedentota bacterium DNA region contains:
- a CDS encoding sigma-54 dependent transcriptional regulator produces MLGEQHAAVLLVDREPAPSREIISYLGDRGYHVEWVDDAEKAFNRLDARFFDVLIAELSIHRVDGMRLMNVARERNPDVCVVFIAGPADIERATEALREGAYDFQTKPINLGKLEAVIRRGLAHQRLVMERHELQRRLDEHYGLGSLVGNSRAMLLVYNAVRKSAQTDDPVLIQGEPGTGKDLIALSLHNNSMRRDETFVSAHCGGLPERRMNAELFGVGAGGGAPGRPGRVELADRGTLYLDEVGDLTPAQQDRILQLLDGRGICREGSTRRVSAQVRILASTSRSLASTGFSGELFDRLRGVFIEVPPLRERREDIPMLAQHFLREAGLVHGIQGMAITANALDLLMRYDWPGNVRELRNTIEGMAVAARGGRPLDVGDVPPHIRRGAAPQGSEIRIPVGTGMAAIERMAIEETLRHCGYNKEACARTLGIGLRTLYRKLRQYQMEK; encoded by the coding sequence ATGTTGGGCGAACAACACGCCGCTGTGTTGCTGGTGGATCGCGAGCCGGCGCCGAGCCGCGAGATCATCTCCTATCTCGGCGATCGCGGCTATCATGTCGAATGGGTGGACGACGCCGAGAAGGCATTCAACCGGCTGGACGCGCGTTTTTTCGACGTGCTTATCGCGGAATTGTCCATTCATCGGGTAGACGGCATGCGCCTGATGAACGTGGCGCGGGAACGCAATCCCGACGTGTGTGTCGTTTTCATCGCGGGACCGGCTGACATCGAACGCGCAACCGAAGCCTTGCGGGAGGGCGCCTACGATTTCCAAACCAAGCCGATCAATCTTGGCAAACTGGAGGCGGTGATTCGCCGCGGTCTGGCGCACCAGCGGCTTGTGATGGAGCGGCACGAACTGCAGCGGCGCCTCGACGAACACTACGGACTGGGGAGCCTTGTCGGAAATTCCCGCGCGATGCTGCTTGTCTACAACGCCGTGCGCAAGTCCGCGCAGACGGATGACCCCGTGCTCATTCAGGGCGAACCGGGAACCGGCAAGGACCTGATTGCCCTTTCGCTTCATAACAACAGCATGCGCCGCGACGAAACGTTCGTCTCCGCGCATTGCGGCGGGTTGCCCGAACGACGGATGAACGCGGAACTGTTCGGCGTCGGCGCGGGGGGTGGGGCGCCGGGCCGTCCGGGGCGCGTCGAACTGGCCGATCGCGGCACCCTGTATTTGGACGAGGTGGGCGATCTGACCCCCGCGCAGCAGGATCGCATTCTGCAATTGCTCGACGGCAGGGGTATCTGCCGGGAAGGAAGCACGCGCCGCGTTTCCGCGCAGGTCCGCATTCTCGCCTCGACTTCCCGTTCCCTGGCGTCAACGGGTTTTAGCGGGGAACTGTTCGACCGGCTGCGCGGAGTCTTCATCGAGGTCCCGCCGCTGCGCGAACGCCGTGAAGACATTCCGATGCTGGCGCAGCATTTTCTTCGCGAGGCAGGCCTGGTTCACGGCATTCAGGGCATGGCGATCACCGCCAACGCCCTCGACCTGCTGATGCGTTACGACTGGCCCGGCAACGTCCGCGAACTACGGAACACCATCGAGGGAATGGCGGTGGCCGCCCGGGGCGGGCGTCCGTTGGATGTGGGCGACGTTCCGCCCCACATCCGCCGCGGCGCGGCGCCGCAGGGCAGCGAAATCCGTATCCCCGTTGGAACCGGCATGGCCGCCATCGAGCGAATGGCCATCGAGGAAACCCTGCGCCATTGCGGATACAACAAAGAAGCCTGTGCGCGAACCCTGGGCATCGGACTGCGAACGCTGTATCGGAAACTCC
- a CDS encoding phage tail protein, producing the protein MKTRYYIGLGIVSLAVSVFAFPQTPAHATHFAILLSGDSGDALLDDCVSAEIDDLIVEVVKEKDEATGEVLRKRPGKVKYSNITLRALPGSAASGELQTWWQEVSKGKDIRKNITVVLRADGKAGFDDAQPRYTFFNGRPEEFFLTEEPGLDGTLSVTENYLCSTRGLHLYAGKAFQPPKNVRAKIALEHIGRFSVENALTGWSGGEPALVLGFLHNGTRYHEPSDSPFVTNLILKKEGPAGSEALYDWINILASGEDPTGILEITEAKPNGRPGRKYTYHEAWPCRWKAPKLNANSDTYIVEELEFAVERVERG; encoded by the coding sequence ATGAAAACAAGATACTATATCGGGTTGGGCATCGTCAGCCTGGCCGTTAGTGTTTTCGCTTTTCCGCAAACACCCGCCCATGCGACCCATTTCGCCATCCTCTTGTCCGGGGATTCCGGAGACGCGCTGTTGGACGATTGTGTATCTGCGGAAATAGACGATCTGATTGTCGAAGTCGTCAAGGAAAAGGACGAGGCCACGGGGGAAGTACTTCGGAAACGCCCCGGAAAGGTCAAGTATTCCAATATCACACTTCGCGCCTTACCGGGAAGCGCTGCATCGGGCGAACTTCAGACATGGTGGCAGGAGGTTTCCAAGGGCAAGGACATCCGCAAAAATATTACGGTCGTTCTGCGAGCCGATGGGAAGGCGGGTTTTGACGACGCCCAGCCCCGGTATACGTTCTTCAACGGCCGGCCGGAAGAATTTTTCTTGACCGAGGAACCCGGATTGGATGGAACGCTTTCCGTAACGGAAAATTACCTGTGTTCGACTCGGGGTCTTCATTTGTATGCGGGTAAGGCATTCCAGCCGCCGAAAAATGTGCGAGCGAAGATAGCCCTGGAACACATCGGGCGGTTTTCAGTCGAGAATGCCTTGACCGGATGGTCGGGGGGCGAACCGGCCCTCGTATTGGGGTTCCTGCACAATGGGACCCGTTACCACGAGCCGTCTGATAGTCCGTTTGTGACTAATCTTATCCTGAAAAAGGAAGGCCCAGCCGGTTCCGAAGCGTTGTATGACTGGATTAATATTCTCGCGAGTGGCGAGGATCCCACTGGCATCCTGGAGATTACGGAAGCCAAGCCGAACGGCCGGCCCGGACGTAAATACACCTATCATGAAGCGTGGCCGTGCCGTTGGAAAGCGCCCAAATTGAACGCAAACTCCGACACCTACATTGTTGAGGAACTGGAATTTGCCGTTGAACGTGTCGAGCGCGGGTAA
- a CDS encoding response regulator — MARILVIDDDIQMCEMLAMMLGSENHEVAIARDGAAGIRLYRETPFDVVLCDIFMPGKEGLETICELREHDPGVRVIAISGGAMRAKMDFLPLAKRFGAIKTLSKPIGWQELLEAVDEAMQG; from the coding sequence ATGGCGCGCATATTGGTCATAGACGACGACATCCAGATGTGCGAAATGCTTGCCATGATGCTGGGCAGTGAAAACCACGAAGTGGCGATTGCGCGTGACGGCGCGGCGGGCATCCGGCTTTACAGGGAAACACCGTTCGATGTGGTGCTTTGCGATATTTTCATGCCCGGCAAGGAAGGCCTTGAAACGATTTGCGAATTGCGCGAACATGATCCCGGCGTGCGCGTAATTGCGATATCCGGAGGCGCCATGCGCGCCAAGATGGATTTTCTGCCGTTGGCGAAGCGCTTCGGCGCGATCAAGACCCTTTCCAAGCCGATTGGATGGCAGGAACTTCTGGAGGCCGTGGACGAGGCGATGCAAGGCTGA
- a CDS encoding alpha-L-fucosidase yields the protein MRENDVSRRGFMAAGGGLLAAAAMPEQVSAEAQKPAKRGNQRLSLEQLQAWEKWGYGMFIHFGMSTYVQNELPDGNAPATTYAPDKLDVAQWVSVARDAGMKYAVLCAKHVAGHCLWPTKYTDYSVVNSTDKTDVLERFVAACRDKGVLPGLYYCSWDNHNRFGSRTWSDGKEPFYTTSLYHDFQTAQVTELLTQYGAIAEMWIDIPGLLGRGYRTFLYRHIAELQPEIVIMMNSGISTQETYNVDYAWPSDLIAIERSLPVEKGYQKWRTIEGKEYYIPGEVCDPIGKEWFWVEGDVPRPDDALAKQFEACRARGVNFLLDVPPDKHGLIPDESVQALMRLRKNAGL from the coding sequence ATGCGTGAAAACGATGTTTCTCGGCGGGGTTTCATGGCGGCGGGCGGCGGCCTGCTGGCGGCGGCCGCGATGCCGGAACAGGTTTCGGCCGAAGCGCAAAAGCCGGCCAAACGAGGTAACCAGCGGCTGTCGTTGGAACAGCTGCAGGCATGGGAAAAATGGGGCTACGGCATGTTCATCCATTTCGGCATGAGCACCTATGTCCAGAACGAACTGCCGGACGGCAATGCGCCCGCCACGACGTACGCGCCGGACAAATTGGATGTCGCACAGTGGGTATCCGTCGCACGCGACGCGGGCATGAAGTATGCCGTGCTTTGCGCCAAGCATGTGGCCGGGCATTGCCTGTGGCCGACGAAATACACGGATTACTCGGTCGTGAACAGCACCGACAAGACCGATGTGCTCGAACGGTTCGTCGCGGCCTGCCGCGACAAGGGCGTGCTGCCGGGTCTCTATTACTGCTCGTGGGACAATCACAACCGCTTCGGCAGCCGAACGTGGTCGGACGGCAAGGAACCCTTCTACACCACGTCGCTCTACCATGATTTCCAGACGGCGCAGGTCACGGAATTGTTGACACAGTACGGCGCCATCGCCGAGATGTGGATTGACATTCCCGGCCTGTTGGGCCGCGGTTACCGCACCTTCCTCTACCGCCACATCGCCGAACTTCAGCCGGAAATCGTCATCATGATGAACAGCGGCATTTCGACACAGGAAACCTACAACGTGGACTACGCGTGGCCCTCGGACCTCATCGCCATCGAGCGCAGCCTACCGGTCGAAAAGGGCTATCAAAAGTGGCGTACAATCGAGGGCAAGGAATACTACATACCCGGCGAGGTCTGCGATCCGATCGGCAAGGAATGGTTCTGGGTCGAGGGCGACGTGCCGCGCCCAGACGACGCGTTGGCCAAACAGTTCGAGGCATGCCGTGCGCGGGGCGTCAACTTCCTGCTCGACGTGCCCCCGGACAAACATGGCCTGATCCCGGACGAATCGGTCCAGGCGCTCATGCGCCTGCGCAAGAATGCGGGACTGTAA